A genomic window from Arthrobacter sp. FW305-BF8 includes:
- a CDS encoding HypC/HybG/HupF family hydrogenase formation chaperone, with product MCLGIPGRVVELLEGYGGQLALVDVAGVHRKINIGLLDEGPLEPGTWVLIHMGFALERVDAAGAEQAMEGLELMGRPADTGPGSQPAQPPQGEQHVTHEPA from the coding sequence ATGTGCCTCGGAATACCCGGCAGGGTCGTTGAACTCCTCGAGGGGTACGGCGGCCAACTGGCACTCGTCGATGTGGCCGGAGTGCACCGGAAGATCAACATCGGGCTGCTGGATGAGGGGCCCCTGGAACCCGGCACCTGGGTCCTGATCCACATGGGCTTCGCGCTGGAACGCGTAGACGCCGCGGGCGCAGAACAGGCCATGGAAGGACTGGAGCTGATGGGCCGCCCTGCGGACACCGGTCCCGGATCCCAGCCCGCACAACCACCACAAGGAGAGCAGCATGTCACCCACGAACCAGCCTGA
- a CDS encoding hydrogenase maturation protease has protein sequence MTAGGVLVAGVGNMFLHDDGFGPEVARHLADHPQPLATGVRVVDYGIRGMHLAYDLLAGVGTLVLVDTVPADGSWAPGSIRVLRVSAADLDSRAMLDPHGMDPAAVLGRLRSMGGSLPVTYVVGCVPADLSEGIGLSPAVADAVPKAAAAVESLLGRASSTPGRFSTSK, from the coding sequence GTGACCGCCGGCGGCGTCCTCGTGGCCGGCGTCGGGAACATGTTCCTGCACGACGACGGCTTCGGCCCCGAGGTGGCACGTCACCTCGCCGACCATCCGCAGCCGCTGGCTACCGGCGTCCGCGTGGTGGACTACGGCATCCGCGGCATGCACCTGGCCTACGATCTTTTGGCCGGCGTCGGCACCCTGGTCCTCGTGGACACGGTGCCTGCGGACGGTAGCTGGGCTCCCGGCAGCATCCGCGTGCTACGGGTCAGCGCGGCGGACCTGGACAGCAGGGCCATGCTCGATCCCCACGGCATGGACCCGGCGGCCGTGCTGGGCCGGCTTCGGTCCATGGGCGGCAGCCTGCCGGTGACGTACGTGGTGGGCTGTGTCCCCGCAGACCTGTCCGAAGGCATCGGCCTTTCGCCGGCGGTGGCCGATGCGGTGCCCAAGGCCGCCGCCGCCGTCGAGTCCCTGCTCGGCCGGGCCTCTTCCACTCCAGGCCGGTTTTCCACTTCAAAGTAA
- a CDS encoding DUF6893 family small protein yields MKAIGMATVSVLAAMALWGIYVGIRAVPDIRRYMKVRRM; encoded by the coding sequence ATGAAGGCAATAGGAATGGCCACGGTTTCGGTGCTTGCAGCGATGGCACTCTGGGGCATCTACGTCGGAATCCGCGCAGTTCCGGACATCCGGCGGTACATGAAAGTGCGGCGGATGTGA
- a CDS encoding phage tail assembly protein encodes MNTSLALARAVADAVLYEGYLLYPYRASAQKNQVRWQFGILGPPGAAEDGSGEEPSMSADCLLAPGAEAGLEIHFRFLQLQTRTAEKADDGGGFTPVDSLTVGGANWLSWDEAVEQEVGFGPFSVAQLRAGQVLPVEVPEGLDVEELKDDAGRPAGRLVRRRRALRGELRLHAAEDSGGLLRLSITAANTAHPLPAGPLPAGNRQDAAAASFIGAHVLLGVRDGDFVSLLDPPGWAQPAAGLCSQHRCWPVLAGPEGQTDVLLISPIILYDHPAVAPESSVALYDSTEIDEILTLRVLTLTDEEKAEARATDSRAAAVIDRCEAMSPEDLQQLHGALRNPRAFAADPGDYAPAESWSTASQDVPWWNPEAEARVRPDQDAVVINGVAVARGSRVRVHPNRRADAQDLFFGGQTGRVTSVHFDVDGSTHVGLVLEQDPAADLHEGYGRSFYYAPDELEPLEGKENP; translated from the coding sequence ATGAACACCAGTCTGGCCCTTGCCCGGGCCGTCGCGGACGCCGTCCTCTACGAGGGCTACCTGCTCTACCCCTACCGGGCCTCCGCCCAGAAGAACCAGGTCCGCTGGCAGTTCGGGATCCTGGGTCCGCCCGGCGCCGCGGAGGACGGCAGCGGGGAGGAACCGTCCATGTCCGCCGACTGCCTGCTTGCCCCCGGCGCCGAGGCCGGGCTTGAAATCCATTTCCGCTTCCTGCAGCTGCAGACGCGCACGGCAGAAAAAGCGGACGATGGCGGCGGGTTCACTCCCGTGGACAGCCTCACCGTGGGCGGTGCGAACTGGCTGAGCTGGGACGAGGCCGTAGAACAGGAAGTGGGGTTCGGGCCGTTCTCCGTGGCCCAGCTCCGGGCCGGACAGGTCCTGCCGGTGGAGGTACCCGAGGGACTCGACGTCGAGGAACTCAAGGACGACGCCGGGAGGCCGGCCGGCCGGCTGGTGCGCCGCCGTCGTGCTCTCCGCGGAGAACTGCGGCTGCATGCCGCCGAAGATTCCGGCGGGCTGCTGCGGCTCAGCATCACCGCGGCCAACACGGCTCATCCGCTGCCGGCCGGTCCCCTGCCGGCCGGGAACCGGCAGGACGCGGCCGCGGCCTCCTTCATCGGCGCCCACGTGCTGCTCGGCGTGCGGGACGGGGATTTCGTCTCGCTGCTGGACCCGCCCGGGTGGGCACAGCCTGCAGCCGGGCTGTGTTCCCAGCACCGCTGCTGGCCCGTGCTGGCCGGCCCCGAAGGCCAGACCGACGTGCTGCTGATCTCGCCCATCATTCTTTACGATCATCCCGCGGTCGCCCCGGAAAGTTCGGTGGCGCTGTATGACTCCACCGAGATCGACGAGATCCTCACGCTGCGGGTACTGACGCTGACCGACGAGGAAAAGGCCGAGGCGCGGGCGACGGACTCGCGGGCCGCCGCCGTCATCGACCGCTGTGAGGCGATGTCGCCGGAGGACCTGCAGCAGCTGCACGGCGCCCTGCGGAACCCGCGCGCGTTCGCCGCGGATCCCGGTGACTATGCCCCGGCGGAATCGTGGAGCACGGCCAGCCAGGACGTTCCGTGGTGGAATCCGGAGGCGGAGGCCCGTGTCCGGCCGGACCAGGACGCCGTCGTGATCAACGGCGTCGCGGTGGCCCGCGGCAGCCGGGTGCGCGTGCACCCGAACCGGCGCGCCGACGCCCAGGACCTGTTCTTCGGCGGGCAGACCGGGCGGGTCACCAGCGTGCATTTCGACGTCGACGGCAGCACCCACGTCGGGCTCGTCCTCGAGCAGGATCCGGCGGCCGATCTTCACGAGGGCTACGGCCGGTCCTTCTACTACGCCCCTGACGAACTGGAGCCGCTGGAGGGAAAGGAAAACCCGTAA
- a CDS encoding DUF6084 family protein codes for MTELSFAVMEIRPEPYAAAPQLTARLQLTEGTGAVVHAVALRCQVRILPQRRGYAPEEETGLLDLFGDRGRWPSTLKSFIWMQCSTMVQGFTGSTEADLPLPCTFDFDVAAAKYLHALRDGEIPLELLFSGTVFTKGQTGFTVEQVPWDLEASYKLPVAAWRSLMDQYFPNAGWIRLDRDVLAALARYKSAEGLTSWESAVEKLLAQATADVSGERP; via the coding sequence GTGACCGAGCTTTCCTTCGCCGTGATGGAGATCCGGCCCGAACCCTACGCCGCCGCCCCGCAGCTGACGGCCAGGCTGCAGCTGACGGAAGGCACCGGGGCCGTGGTGCACGCCGTGGCGCTGCGCTGCCAGGTCCGGATCCTGCCCCAGCGCCGCGGGTACGCGCCCGAGGAGGAGACGGGCCTGCTGGACCTATTCGGAGACCGCGGACGCTGGCCCAGCACGCTCAAGTCGTTCATCTGGATGCAGTGCAGCACCATGGTGCAGGGTTTCACGGGCAGCACCGAGGCGGACCTCCCGCTGCCCTGCACGTTTGATTTCGACGTGGCCGCCGCCAAATACCTGCATGCGCTGCGCGACGGCGAGATACCGCTGGAGCTGCTGTTCTCCGGCACCGTGTTCACCAAAGGGCAGACCGGGTTCACGGTGGAACAGGTGCCGTGGGACCTCGAGGCGTCCTACAAACTGCCCGTCGCCGCTTGGCGCAGCCTCATGGACCAGTACTTCCCGAACGCCGGATGGATCCGCCTGGACCGCGACGTCCTGGCAGCACTCGCCCGGTACAAGTCCGCCGAGGGCCTCACGTCGTGGGAATCGGCGGTGGAGAAACTCCTCGCGCAGGCCACCGCGGATGTTTCCGGGGAACGGCCATGA
- a CDS encoding DUF5947 family protein: MNMENGGGTGRGPGTGQANGTLPVALLRRISANRPAPAAGECCEMCGEPISEAHQHVVDLGSHAMMCTCRPCYLLFTDATAHLRYRSVPDRYFSFPGFDLGPGQWDELEIPVGLAFFFRSSKLGRTVAFYPGPAGATESELPLAAWDSVLARNPALGLAAPDTEALLIRGPGPGRAAADCHLVPVDACYELVGRLRRLWRGFDGGQEARDELASFFDRINRRSVPAPADSAGTGGFR; this comes from the coding sequence ATGAACATGGAGAACGGAGGAGGTACAGGGCGCGGCCCGGGAACCGGCCAGGCCAACGGCACCTTGCCGGTGGCCTTGCTGCGGCGGATTTCCGCGAACCGGCCCGCTCCTGCCGCCGGGGAATGCTGCGAAATGTGCGGCGAACCGATTTCCGAGGCACACCAGCACGTGGTGGACTTGGGGAGCCACGCCATGATGTGCACCTGCCGGCCCTGCTACCTCCTCTTCACCGATGCGACCGCCCATCTGCGCTACCGCTCGGTGCCGGACAGATACTTCTCCTTCCCCGGCTTCGATCTCGGCCCTGGGCAGTGGGACGAACTGGAAATTCCGGTGGGCCTGGCGTTTTTCTTCCGCAGTTCCAAGCTCGGGCGCACGGTGGCGTTCTACCCGGGCCCGGCCGGGGCCACCGAATCGGAACTGCCGCTTGCCGCCTGGGACAGCGTGCTGGCCCGCAACCCGGCCCTCGGCCTCGCGGCGCCGGACACGGAGGCGCTGCTGATCCGCGGCCCGGGCCCGGGCAGGGCCGCCGCGGACTGCCACCTCGTTCCGGTGGACGCCTGCTACGAGCTTGTGGGCCGGCTGCGCCGCCTCTGGCGGGGGTTCGACGGCGGCCAGGAGGCACGCGATGAGCTCGCCTCCTTCTTCGACCGGATCAACCGCCGCAGCGTTCCGGCGCCGGCAGATTCCGCCGGCACGGGAGGCTTCCGGTGA
- a CDS encoding NifU family protein, whose translation MLGGDRPALQSGDQIGTLLDALGAGGAVARGRAEDLVRQVTDLYGAGLQRIMEILQAHGKLDDVTLEALTADSLVAGLLVIHGLHPHSLEARVAAALDSVRPYLGSHGGDVELEGISPDGVVRLKLLGTCQGCPSSSVTLKYAVEEAIQNAAPEVTAIDVVEAEKQPGAPALIPVDSLLVRVNNPAGGTPAESWHDMSGGTWEPVPEIAGLEPGEVAGFLVGGYAVLACRTGQDIYAYRDYCPRCTGSMAGAVLQRALAAPVGGGLLTCPTCRGHFDVRRAGTCLEDKDLHLEPLPLLVRNGVMSVAVPTVSVQSAPLAVAPVPAAPAAVTPVQAIPLVTPAGLEPVPAAPGPEPAEPAPAEPAPAEPAPVSAAVSVQAARGPAPAAGVSVPIATPAPGIAPELQAAGGQDR comes from the coding sequence ATGCTCGGCGGGGACCGGCCGGCGCTGCAGAGCGGCGACCAAATAGGCACACTCCTTGACGCCCTCGGCGCCGGCGGGGCGGTGGCCCGCGGCCGTGCCGAGGACCTGGTCCGGCAGGTGACAGACCTTTACGGCGCGGGACTGCAGCGGATCATGGAGATCCTGCAGGCCCATGGAAAGCTCGACGACGTCACTCTGGAAGCGCTGACCGCTGACAGCCTGGTGGCCGGCCTCCTGGTGATCCACGGGCTGCACCCCCATTCGCTGGAGGCGCGGGTGGCCGCGGCGCTGGACAGTGTGCGGCCCTACCTCGGCTCCCACGGCGGCGACGTGGAGCTCGAAGGCATCAGTCCCGACGGCGTGGTGCGGCTCAAGCTGCTCGGCACCTGCCAAGGGTGCCCGTCATCGTCCGTCACGCTCAAGTACGCCGTTGAGGAGGCCATCCAGAACGCCGCCCCCGAGGTGACCGCCATCGACGTCGTCGAAGCGGAAAAGCAGCCGGGCGCCCCGGCGCTGATTCCGGTGGATTCGTTGCTGGTCCGGGTGAACAATCCGGCGGGCGGCACGCCCGCCGAATCCTGGCACGACATGTCCGGCGGCACGTGGGAACCGGTTCCGGAGATCGCCGGGCTCGAACCCGGCGAGGTGGCAGGCTTCCTGGTCGGCGGCTACGCGGTGCTGGCCTGCCGGACAGGCCAGGACATCTACGCCTACCGCGACTACTGCCCGCGCTGCACCGGTTCCATGGCCGGCGCCGTGCTGCAGCGCGCCCTCGCGGCACCGGTTGGCGGCGGCCTGCTCACCTGCCCTACCTGCCGCGGCCACTTTGACGTGCGGCGGGCGGGCACCTGCCTCGAGGACAAGGACCTGCACCTGGAGCCGCTTCCGCTGCTGGTCCGGAACGGAGTGATGTCCGTGGCGGTCCCGACGGTGTCCGTGCAGTCCGCGCCGTTGGCGGTTGCCCCGGTACCGGCAGCCCCGGCAGCCGTGACGCCGGTGCAGGCAATCCCGCTGGTGACACCGGCCGGGCTGGAACCCGTCCCGGCGGCGCCTGGACCGGAACCGGCGGAGCCGGCCCCGGCGGAGCCGGCCCCGGCGGAGCCGGCCCCGGTGTCTGCGGCGGTGTCCGTTCAGGCGGCACGTGGACCGGCACCTGCAGCCGGCGTGTCCGTGCCCATCGCGACGCCGGCGCCCGGCATTGCCCCGGAACTGCAGGCAGCCGGCGGACAGGACCGCTGA
- a CDS encoding nickel-dependent hydrogenase large subunit: MTSTIPMGSGSGAGNSNLVEMNWDPITRIVGSLGIYTKIDFENNQVVECKSTSSIFRGYSLFMKGKDPRDAHFITSRICGICGDNHATCSCYTQNMAYGVKPPSLGEWIVNLGEAAEYMFDHNIFQENLVGVDYCEKMVSETNPGVLAKAENTRAPHEADHGYRTIADIMRSLNPFTGEFYREALQVSRATREMFCLMEGRHVHPSTLYPGGVGTVATIQLMTDYLTRLMRYVEFMKKVVPMHDDLFDFFYEALPGYEQVGLRRTLLGCWGSLQDPDYCNFEYKDMTEWGRKMFVTPGVVVDGKLVTTDLVRINLGLRIMLGSSYYEDWEDQEMFVTHDPLGNPVDRRHPWNQHTNPRPQKRDLSDKYSWVMSPRWFDGQDNLALDTGGGPLARLWATALAGLVDIGYLKATGRSVQINLPKTALKGPVTFEWNIPQWSNTLERNRARTYFQAYAAAAALHFAEKALEEIRAGRTKTWETFEVPDEGIGCGFTEAVRGVLSHHMVIRDGKIANYHPYPPTPWNASPTDSNGVAGPYEDAVQGQPIFEENDREHFKGIDIMRTVRSFDPCLPCGVHMYLGNGQTLDMLHSPTQTLTGE, encoded by the coding sequence ATGACGTCAACAATTCCCATGGGTTCCGGAAGCGGAGCGGGCAACAGCAACCTGGTGGAAATGAACTGGGATCCCATCACCAGGATCGTCGGCAGCCTCGGCATCTACACAAAGATCGATTTCGAGAACAACCAGGTCGTGGAATGCAAGAGCACTTCCTCGATCTTCCGCGGCTACTCCCTCTTCATGAAAGGCAAGGACCCAAGGGACGCCCACTTCATCACCAGCCGCATCTGCGGGATCTGCGGCGACAACCATGCCACCTGCTCCTGCTATACGCAAAACATGGCTTACGGCGTCAAGCCCCCGAGCCTGGGCGAATGGATCGTCAACCTGGGCGAAGCCGCCGAGTACATGTTCGACCACAACATCTTCCAGGAAAACCTCGTTGGCGTGGACTACTGCGAAAAGATGGTCTCCGAAACGAACCCCGGCGTCCTCGCCAAGGCCGAAAACACCCGGGCACCGCATGAGGCGGACCACGGTTACCGGACCATCGCCGACATCATGCGCTCGCTGAACCCCTTCACCGGCGAGTTCTACCGGGAGGCCCTGCAGGTCAGCCGCGCCACCCGCGAGATGTTCTGCCTCATGGAGGGCCGCCATGTGCACCCCTCCACGCTTTATCCGGGCGGCGTGGGGACGGTGGCCACCATCCAGCTGATGACGGACTACCTCACGCGGCTCATGCGCTACGTGGAGTTCATGAAGAAGGTCGTCCCGATGCACGACGACCTGTTCGATTTCTTCTACGAGGCACTGCCGGGCTATGAGCAGGTGGGGCTGCGGCGGACGCTGCTGGGCTGCTGGGGGTCGCTGCAGGACCCGGACTACTGCAACTTCGAATACAAGGACATGACCGAGTGGGGCCGGAAGATGTTCGTCACCCCGGGCGTGGTGGTGGATGGCAAACTGGTCACCACCGACCTGGTGCGCATCAACCTGGGCCTGCGAATCATGCTCGGCTCTTCGTACTACGAGGACTGGGAAGACCAGGAAATGTTCGTTACCCACGATCCGCTGGGCAACCCGGTGGACCGCAGGCATCCGTGGAACCAGCACACCAACCCGCGGCCGCAGAAGCGCGACCTCTCGGACAAGTACAGCTGGGTCATGTCCCCGCGCTGGTTCGACGGCCAGGACAACCTCGCCCTGGACACCGGCGGCGGCCCACTCGCACGGCTTTGGGCCACGGCGCTCGCCGGACTCGTGGACATCGGCTACCTCAAGGCCACCGGCAGGAGCGTCCAGATCAACCTGCCCAAGACCGCTCTGAAGGGGCCCGTCACGTTCGAGTGGAACATCCCGCAGTGGAGCAACACGCTCGAACGCAACCGCGCCCGCACCTACTTCCAGGCCTACGCCGCGGCTGCGGCGCTGCACTTCGCGGAAAAGGCCCTCGAGGAGATCCGGGCCGGACGCACCAAGACGTGGGAAACCTTCGAGGTCCCGGATGAAGGCATCGGCTGCGGCTTCACCGAGGCGGTCCGCGGAGTCCTGTCCCACCACATGGTGATCCGCGACGGCAAGATCGCCAACTACCACCCCTACCCGCCCACTCCATGGAATGCCAGCCCCACCGACTCCAACGGTGTGGCCGGCCCCTATGAGGACGCGGTCCAGGGGCAGCCGATCTTCGAGGAGAACGACCGCGAGCACTTCAAGGGCATCGACATCATGCGGACCGTCCGCAGCTTCGATCCCTGCCTGCCCTGCGGTGTCCACATGTACCTGGGCAACGGGCAGACGCTGGACATGCTCCACTCCCCCACCCAGACCCTGACCGGCGAGTAG
- a CDS encoding hydrogenase expression protein HypE yields the protein MPTETSLKAEEALIHVLWINAGLSCDGDSVALTAATQPSVEEIALGALPGLPKIAMHWPLIDFECGPQEGADDFLEWFRKADRGELEPFVLVVEGSIPNEKLHDPGGYWCGFGNDLETGQPITTSEWLDRLAPKATAIIAAGTCATYGGIHAMAGNPTGAMGVPDYLGYDWKSKAGIPIVCVPGCPIQPDNLSETMTYLLYQATGQAPMIPLDEALRPTWLFGKTVHEGCDRAGYYEQGDFATEYGSPKCIVKLGCWGPVVKCNVPKRGWMNGIGGCPNVGGICIGCTMPGFPDKFMPFMDEPPGGKLSTSTIRPYGSAIRTLRGITTHTLDQEPKWRRPGPELLTGARRTW from the coding sequence ATGCCTACGGAAACTTCCCTCAAGGCCGAAGAAGCCCTTATCCACGTGCTGTGGATCAACGCAGGGCTCAGTTGTGACGGCGACTCGGTGGCCCTGACCGCGGCCACCCAGCCGAGCGTCGAGGAAATCGCCCTCGGGGCGCTGCCCGGCCTGCCGAAGATCGCCATGCACTGGCCACTGATCGACTTTGAATGCGGCCCGCAGGAAGGGGCCGACGACTTCCTGGAATGGTTCCGCAAGGCGGACCGGGGCGAACTTGAACCGTTCGTGCTGGTGGTCGAGGGATCCATTCCCAACGAGAAGCTCCATGACCCCGGCGGCTACTGGTGCGGGTTCGGCAACGACCTCGAGACCGGCCAGCCCATCACCACCAGTGAGTGGCTGGACCGCCTGGCACCCAAGGCCACCGCGATCATTGCCGCCGGAACCTGCGCAACCTACGGCGGCATCCACGCCATGGCCGGCAACCCAACCGGCGCCATGGGTGTGCCGGACTACCTCGGCTACGACTGGAAGTCCAAGGCCGGCATCCCCATCGTGTGCGTGCCCGGATGCCCGATCCAGCCTGACAACCTCTCCGAAACCATGACGTACCTGCTCTATCAGGCCACCGGCCAGGCACCGATGATTCCGCTGGATGAGGCACTGCGACCCACCTGGCTGTTCGGCAAGACGGTCCACGAGGGCTGCGACCGGGCCGGCTACTACGAGCAGGGCGACTTCGCCACCGAGTACGGCTCCCCCAAGTGCATCGTCAAGCTCGGCTGCTGGGGCCCCGTGGTGAAGTGCAACGTGCCTAAGCGCGGGTGGATGAACGGCATCGGCGGTTGCCCCAACGTCGGCGGCATCTGCATCGGCTGCACCATGCCGGGCTTCCCGGACAAGTTCATGCCCTTCATGGATGAGCCTCCCGGCGGCAAGCTTTCCACCAGCACCATCCGGCCCTACGGCTCCGCCATCCGGACGCTCAGGGGCATCACGACGCACACCCTGGACCAGGAGCCCAAGTGGCGCCGGCCCGGACCCGAGCTCCTCACCGGGGCCCGGCGCACCTGGTAA
- the hypB gene encoding hydrogenase nickel incorporation protein HypB — protein sequence MCTTCGCGDEAGTRISNLAGELHTPGQGHPHSHTDEHGRTYTHDHSPQGHTDGHHHAAAGPETIVLEQNLLAKNNLLAATNRGWLAGRGVRAFNVMSSPGAGKTTLLVRTLTELGRRLDARVIEGDQETSLDADRIRATGRPVIQINTGAGCHLDADMLRHGLDALSPEPGSTVFIENVGNLVCPALFDLGETAKVVIVSVTEGDDKPQKYPHMFMAADLVIVNKSDLLPYVEFDVDRCLHRIRQINPRAEFLTLSAATGEGLAAWYGWLDGATPQAAAPTSGTAASEPLTGTLTQAH from the coding sequence ATGTGTACAACATGCGGTTGCGGCGACGAGGCCGGCACCCGCATTTCAAACCTCGCAGGCGAACTGCACACACCCGGGCAGGGGCACCCGCACAGCCACACCGATGAGCACGGGCGCACGTACACCCACGACCACTCCCCCCAAGGGCACACGGACGGGCACCACCATGCGGCGGCGGGCCCAGAAACCATCGTGCTCGAGCAGAATCTGCTGGCCAAGAACAACCTGCTGGCCGCCACGAACCGCGGCTGGCTTGCCGGCCGGGGGGTGCGGGCTTTCAACGTCATGAGTTCACCGGGTGCCGGCAAGACCACCCTCCTGGTCCGCACGCTGACCGAACTGGGCAGGCGCCTGGACGCGCGAGTCATCGAAGGGGACCAGGAGACGTCCCTCGACGCTGACCGCATCCGCGCCACCGGGCGCCCGGTCATCCAGATCAACACGGGAGCCGGCTGCCATCTCGACGCCGACATGCTGCGGCACGGCCTCGACGCGCTGTCGCCAGAGCCGGGCTCCACGGTCTTCATTGAAAATGTGGGCAACCTCGTCTGCCCCGCGCTGTTTGACCTCGGCGAAACGGCCAAGGTGGTGATCGTCTCGGTAACGGAAGGTGATGACAAACCCCAGAAATACCCGCACATGTTCATGGCAGCCGACCTCGTGATCGTCAACAAGTCGGACCTGCTCCCCTACGTCGAGTTCGACGTCGACCGATGCCTGCACCGGATCCGGCAGATCAATCCGCGGGCCGAATTCCTCACGCTGTCCGCCGCCACCGGCGAAGGCCTCGCCGCCTGGTACGGCTGGCTCGACGGCGCCACCCCCCAAGCGGCGGCGCCAACCTCCGGGACAGCCGCGTCAGAACCCCTGACCGGCACCCTGACACAAGCACACTGA
- a CDS encoding hydrogenase maturation nickel metallochaperone HypA/HybF — protein MHELSITQGLVDAVLDRTGERTVTAVNLRIGPLSGVLADAVRFCFDVAAAGTPLAGARLQIDEPRGRGRCRSCQDEFTLSDLILLCPCGSADVEVLSGRELMLMSVEVA, from the coding sequence ATGCACGAACTCTCCATCACGCAGGGCCTTGTCGACGCCGTTCTGGACCGCACAGGTGAACGGACGGTCACTGCGGTCAACCTTAGGATCGGTCCCCTTTCCGGCGTACTGGCTGATGCCGTGCGTTTTTGTTTTGACGTGGCAGCGGCCGGCACCCCGCTGGCTGGCGCGCGGCTGCAGATCGACGAACCGCGGGGCCGCGGACGGTGCCGCAGCTGCCAGGACGAATTCACCCTGAGCGATCTCATTCTGCTTTGCCCTTGCGGAAGCGCGGACGTCGAAGTCCTCAGCGGCCGCGAGCTGATGCTGATGTCCGTGGAGGTGGCATAG
- a CDS encoding DedA family protein produces the protein MDFGNPDTWSTAIYFWIIPAVLGDAIFPPIPSEMVLITGGALSAEGRANLFLVGFLSASASWLGDVVVFQLFKRRLSHILDRWTWGRKIHRGIHEAIAKAGRSSAYGTIIGARFIPGGRLATSAAAGIADVSTRGFSLCAGLGAVLWATWLVGLGFFTGSATGLPFWASSLIGVAVGLVIGAVVGLIVTRRQGDRSPVDEPGGAPEPGTQAPGA, from the coding sequence ATGGACTTCGGCAATCCGGACACGTGGAGCACGGCGATCTACTTCTGGATCATTCCGGCCGTCCTGGGCGATGCCATTTTTCCGCCCATCCCGTCCGAGATGGTCCTGATCACGGGCGGTGCCCTGTCTGCCGAGGGACGGGCAAACCTGTTCCTGGTGGGCTTCCTGTCCGCCTCCGCGTCGTGGCTGGGCGACGTTGTGGTGTTCCAGCTGTTCAAGCGCCGGCTGAGCCACATCCTGGACCGTTGGACGTGGGGCCGGAAGATCCACCGCGGCATCCACGAGGCCATCGCCAAGGCGGGCCGGTCCTCCGCTTACGGCACCATCATCGGGGCTCGGTTTATCCCGGGAGGGCGGCTCGCGACATCGGCCGCCGCAGGCATCGCCGACGTCTCCACCCGGGGCTTCAGCCTGTGCGCCGGGCTGGGAGCGGTGCTGTGGGCGACGTGGCTCGTGGGCCTCGGCTTCTTCACGGGCTCCGCAACGGGGCTGCCCTTTTGGGCGAGTTCGCTGATCGGTGTGGCCGTTGGCCTGGTGATTGGCGCCGTCGTGGGTCTGATCGTCACGCGCCGGCAGGGCGACCGCTCCCCCGTGGACGAGCCGGGCGGTGCCCCCGAGCCGGGCACCCAGGCCCCGGGCGCCTAA
- a CDS encoding O-acetyl-ADP-ribose deacetylase, translating to MRIEIVEGDITGRPVDAVVNAANSSLLGGGGVDGAIHRAAGPELLAACRELRATTLQDGLPVGAAVATPGFGLPARWVIHTVGPNRHAGQTNPALLASCFTESLRVAEGLGVRSLAFPAVGAGVYGWDARQVARVAFDAVRSYAARYEEGGEQGVELVEFVLFGPETVADFRYVLERAP from the coding sequence ATGCGGATAGAGATCGTTGAGGGTGACATCACCGGACGGCCGGTGGACGCTGTGGTAAATGCCGCCAACTCTTCGCTGCTGGGCGGCGGGGGCGTGGACGGGGCGATCCATCGGGCCGCCGGGCCGGAACTGCTGGCGGCCTGCCGCGAGCTGCGGGCAACGACCCTCCAGGACGGTCTGCCGGTGGGCGCTGCCGTGGCCACCCCGGGGTTCGGGCTGCCGGCCCGCTGGGTCATCCACACCGTCGGGCCCAACCGCCACGCCGGGCAGACCAACCCCGCGCTGCTCGCGTCCTGTTTTACCGAGAGCCTGCGGGTTGCCGAGGGCCTGGGTGTCCGGTCGCTGGCCTTTCCCGCGGTAGGCGCGGGGGTCTACGGCTGGGACGCCCGCCAGGTGGCGCGGGTGGCATTCGACGCCGTCCGATCGTACGCCGCACGCTACGAAGAAGGCGGAGAGCAGGGCGTGGAGTTGGTGGAGTTCGTGCTTTTTGGCCCGGAAACCGTGGCGGACTTTCGGTATGTCCTTGAACGTGCTCCCTAG